One Vicinamibacterales bacterium genomic window carries:
- the atpD gene encoding F0F1 ATP synthase subunit beta has translation MEQTSQHSGKVVAVIGPVIDIEFEGGHLPAIYNAVRIHSEGGAGATAMDVIAEVEQHLGENRVRAVAMEPTDGMQRGMRALDLGEPITVPVGPETLGRVLNVLGRPVDFPDKPVNSKERWPIHRAAPALVDQSTELKMFETGIKVVDLIEPYLKGGKIGLFGGAGVGKTVIIQELIHNIALKHGGVSVFGGVGERTREGNDLWTEFQESGVIVAGDPSKSRCTLVYGQMTEPPGARLRVGLSALTTAEYFRDAEGKDVLLFIDNIFRFTQAGSEVSTLLGRMPSAVGYQPTLADEMGELQERITSTRGRSITSMQAIYVPADDYTDPAPATTFAHLDATTELSREIAS, from the coding sequence ATGGAACAGACTTCCCAGCACTCCGGCAAGGTCGTCGCGGTCATCGGTCCCGTCATCGACATCGAGTTCGAGGGCGGACATCTGCCGGCCATCTACAACGCGGTCCGGATTCACTCCGAGGGCGGAGCCGGCGCGACCGCGATGGACGTCATTGCCGAAGTTGAGCAGCACCTCGGCGAGAACCGCGTCCGCGCGGTGGCCATGGAGCCGACCGACGGCATGCAGCGCGGCATGCGCGCCCTCGATCTCGGCGAGCCGATCACGGTACCCGTCGGTCCCGAAACGCTCGGCCGCGTGTTGAATGTGCTCGGCCGGCCGGTCGACTTCCCGGACAAGCCGGTGAACTCGAAGGAGCGCTGGCCGATCCACCGCGCCGCGCCTGCGCTCGTCGATCAGTCCACCGAGCTCAAGATGTTCGAGACCGGCATCAAGGTCGTCGACCTCATCGAGCCGTACCTCAAGGGCGGCAAGATCGGCCTGTTCGGCGGCGCCGGCGTCGGCAAGACGGTCATCATCCAGGAACTGATCCACAACATCGCGCTCAAGCACGGCGGCGTGTCGGTGTTCGGCGGCGTCGGTGAACGCACGCGCGAGGGCAACGACCTCTGGACAGAGTTCCAGGAGAGCGGCGTCATCGTGGCCGGCGACCCGTCCAAGTCGCGGTGCACGCTCGTGTACGGGCAGATGACCGAGCCGCCGGGCGCCCGCCTCCGCGTCGGCCTGTCGGCGCTGACGACGGCCGAGTACTTCCGCGACGCGGAAGGCAAGGACGTGCTGCTCTTCATCGACAACATCTTCCGCTTCACCCAGGCGGGCTCCGAGGTGTCCACGCTCCTCGGTCGCATGCCGTCGGCCGTGGGCTACCAGCCCACCCTCGCCGATGAGATGGGCGAGCTGCAGGAGCGCATCACCTCCACCCGCGGCCGGTCCATCACCTCGATGC
- the atpG gene encoding ATP synthase F1 subunit gamma has protein sequence MPSLIDIRRRIRAVKSTQQITKAMKMVATSNLRRSQERILNARPFALLATRVLNSVAARVDPSLHPLLAQPEAGPDEPTLLIVLTGDKGMSGSFNANIIRASANFILDHPEKKVTLGCIGRRGRDFFRRRGYPIQFELVNFTRKPEYGHAQAIAKEAIRMFTNGEVHRVFLAYNEFKSVLQQRIVIDQMLPITKAVFEPTDSSATVDYLYEPSAQQIFDGLLPRVVEVQTYRALLESAAAGNAAQMVAMDNATKNAGDVIDSLTLTMNKQRQAAITREIIEVVSGAQAL, from the coding sequence ATGCCGTCACTGATTGATATTCGTCGGCGGATCCGGGCGGTCAAGTCGACGCAGCAGATCACGAAGGCCATGAAGATGGTGGCCACGTCGAACCTGCGTCGATCCCAGGAGCGGATCCTGAACGCGCGTCCGTTCGCGCTGCTGGCCACGCGCGTGCTCAACAGCGTCGCCGCGCGCGTGGACCCGTCCCTGCACCCGCTGCTCGCGCAGCCGGAGGCCGGGCCGGACGAGCCCACGTTGCTGATCGTCCTCACCGGCGACAAGGGGATGTCCGGCAGCTTCAACGCGAACATCATCCGCGCGTCCGCCAACTTCATCCTCGATCACCCGGAAAAGAAGGTGACGCTCGGCTGCATCGGCCGCAGGGGGCGCGACTTCTTCCGCCGCCGCGGCTACCCGATTCAGTTCGAACTGGTGAACTTCACGCGCAAGCCGGAATACGGCCACGCGCAGGCCATTGCGAAAGAGGCGATCCGGATGTTCACCAACGGCGAGGTGCACCGGGTGTTCCTCGCCTACAACGAGTTCAAGTCCGTGCTCCAGCAGCGCATCGTCATCGACCAGATGCTGCCGATCACGAAGGCGGTGTTCGAACCCACGGACTCGAGCGCCACGGTTGACTACCTGTACGAACCGTCGGCGCAGCAGATTTTCGACGGGCTGCTGCCGCGCGTCGTCGAGGTGCAGACGTACCGGGCGCTGCTCGAATCGGCCGCCGCCGGCAATGCCGCGCAGATGGTGGCGATGGACAACGCGACGAAGAACGCGGGCGATGTCATCGACAGTCTGACGCTGACCATGAACAAACAGCGCCAGGCGGCGATCACGCGAGAGATCATCGAGGTGGTGTCGGGCGCGCAGGCGCTCTAG
- the atpA gene encoding F0F1 ATP synthase subunit alpha: MEIKAEEISKIIRDQIGSYAVDVDVAEVGTVVSIGDGIARVHGIERTMSGEMIEFPHGVFGIALNLEEESVGTVLLGEYRQIKEGDPVKRTGRIISVPVGEEMLGRVVNALGQPIDGKGPIATKKVSPIERIAPGVVDRQGVREPVQTGLKAIDTMIPIGRGQRELIIGDRQTGKTAIAIDTIINQKGQDVVCIYNAIGQKTSTVAHVVKTLEEAGAMEFTIVVAATAADPAPMLYIAPYSACAMGEYFRDSGRHAVCVYDDLSKHAQAYREISLLLRRPPGREAYPGDVFYLHSRLLERAAKMNKELGGGSLTALPIIETQAGDLSAYIPTNVISITDGQIFLESDLFNQGQRPAVNVGLSVSRVGGSAQVKAMRQVAGRLRLDLAQYRDLAAFAQFASDLDKATQDQLNRGRRLMEILKQPQYEPLAVEKQVLIVYAATNGFLDKFEVTEADAYEKELYRFIDTRRPGILTTLREKKVLSDELKADIDAALKEFGEQFLAARKAA; encoded by the coding sequence ATGGAAATCAAAGCCGAAGAAATCTCCAAGATCATCCGCGACCAGATCGGCAGCTACGCCGTGGACGTGGACGTGGCCGAGGTCGGGACGGTCGTGTCGATCGGTGACGGCATCGCGCGCGTGCACGGCATCGAGCGGACGATGTCCGGCGAGATGATCGAGTTCCCGCACGGCGTGTTCGGGATCGCGCTGAACCTCGAAGAGGAGAGCGTCGGCACCGTGCTGCTGGGCGAGTACCGCCAGATCAAGGAAGGCGACCCGGTGAAGCGCACCGGGCGCATCATCTCGGTGCCGGTCGGCGAGGAGATGCTCGGCCGCGTCGTCAACGCCCTTGGTCAGCCGATTGACGGCAAGGGGCCGATCGCGACCAAGAAGGTCTCGCCCATCGAACGCATTGCGCCGGGCGTCGTCGATCGGCAGGGGGTGCGCGAACCGGTGCAGACCGGCCTCAAGGCCATCGACACGATGATCCCGATCGGCCGCGGCCAGCGCGAACTCATCATCGGCGACCGCCAGACCGGCAAGACGGCGATTGCCATCGACACGATCATCAACCAGAAGGGCCAGGACGTCGTCTGCATCTACAACGCGATCGGGCAGAAGACCTCCACGGTCGCCCACGTCGTCAAGACGCTGGAAGAGGCAGGCGCCATGGAGTTCACGATTGTCGTGGCCGCCACGGCCGCCGATCCGGCGCCGATGCTCTACATCGCGCCCTACTCGGCCTGTGCGATGGGCGAGTACTTCCGTGACAGCGGCCGCCACGCGGTGTGCGTCTACGACGACCTGTCGAAGCACGCGCAGGCCTACCGCGAAATTTCGCTCCTGCTGCGCCGCCCGCCAGGCCGCGAGGCGTACCCGGGCGACGTCTTCTACCTGCACTCGCGCCTGCTCGAGCGCGCGGCGAAGATGAACAAGGAACTCGGCGGCGGCTCGCTGACCGCGCTCCCGATCATCGAGACGCAGGCAGGCGACCTGTCGGCGTACATCCCGACGAACGTCATCTCGATCACCGACGGCCAGATCTTCCTGGAGAGCGACCTCTTCAACCAGGGCCAGCGTCCGGCGGTCAACGTCGGCCTGTCGGTCTCGCGCGTCGGCGGGTCCGCGCAGGTGAAGGCGATGCGCCAGGTGGCCGGCCGCCTGCGCCTCGACCTCGCGCAGTACCGCGACCTCGCGGCGTTCGCGCAGTTCGCGAGCGACCTCGACAAGGCGACGCAGGATCAGCTCAACCGCGGCCGCCGGCTGATGGAAATCCTGAAGCAGCCGCAGTACGAGCCGCTGGCGGTCGAGAAGCAGGTGCTGATCGTCTACGCGGCGACGAACGGGTTCCTCGACAAGTTCGAAGTGACCGAGGCCGACGCGTACGAGAAGGAACTCTACCGCTTCATCGACACGCGGCGCCCGGGCATCCTGACGACGCTGCGCGAGAAGAAGGTGTTGAGCGACGAACTGAAGGCGGACATCGACGCGGCGCTGAAGGAGTTCGGCGAGCAGTTTCTCGCCGCCCGGAAGGCTGCCTAG
- the atpH gene encoding ATP synthase F1 subunit delta, with protein MTNRSSAARYARALLDVSRVEADPKAVEAELASFVAIVESNDQLRRAVVNPAIPAQRKAALVTDLLDHLTVSPVVRKLIVMLANRDRLVLLSDMLDEYRRRLLDFLNVVQAEITSAVPLPADRVQALQQAIAEKTGRDVIVTTKVDRAIIGGVVTRIGSVVYDGSVQRQLEKMKDTLTQSA; from the coding sequence ATGACCAATCGCAGTTCCGCCGCGCGGTATGCGCGGGCGTTGCTCGACGTGAGCCGGGTGGAAGCCGACCCCAAGGCGGTCGAGGCCGAACTCGCGTCGTTTGTCGCCATCGTCGAGTCGAACGACCAACTGAGGCGCGCGGTCGTCAACCCGGCGATTCCGGCGCAGCGCAAGGCGGCGCTCGTGACCGATCTGCTCGACCACCTCACCGTCAGCCCGGTGGTCCGCAAGCTGATCGTCATGCTCGCGAATCGCGATCGTCTCGTGCTGCTGTCCGACATGCTCGACGAGTATCGCCGCCGCCTGTTGGACTTCCTGAACGTCGTCCAGGCGGAGATCACCTCCGCGGTGCCCCTGCCCGCCGACCGCGTTCAGGCGCTGCAGCAGGCCATCGCCGAGAAGACCGGCCGGGACGTCATCGTCACCACGAAGGTTGACCGCGCCATCATTGGCGGCGTCGTCACGCGCATCGGCAGCGTCGTCTACGACGGCAGCGTGCAGCGCCAGTTGGAGAAGATGAAGGACACGCTGACCCAGTCGGCGTAG
- a CDS encoding ATP synthase F0 subunit B — MLPGLAVIWVIVFVLLIAVVLDRGLFRPIGRVMREREAAIRTAQELAQESATRAREATAEFERRTKAAQADVYREMDENRRLANDQRAAIMAQTRQEVEASVADASARLQAQKLAASAQLEKEADALGEAIVERVLDRKAS, encoded by the coding sequence GTGCTCCCGGGCCTTGCTGTCATCTGGGTCATCGTTTTCGTCCTGCTGATCGCGGTCGTTCTCGACCGCGGCCTGTTCCGCCCGATCGGTCGCGTCATGCGCGAGCGCGAGGCAGCCATCCGTACGGCGCAGGAACTGGCGCAGGAATCCGCGACGCGCGCACGCGAAGCGACCGCCGAGTTCGAGCGGCGCACCAAGGCCGCGCAGGCCGACGTGTACCGGGAAATGGACGAGAACCGTCGTCTGGCCAACGATCAGCGCGCCGCCATCATGGCGCAGACTCGCCAGGAAGTTGAGGCGAGTGTGGCCGACGCCAGCGCGCGACTGCAGGCCCAGAAGCTGGCGGCCTCCGCGCAGCTCGAAAAGGAGGCCGATGCGCTTGGCGAGGCCATCGTGGAACGCGTGCTCGATCGAAAGGCGTCGTAA
- the selD gene encoding selenide, water dikinase SelD: MAKRLTEMVSCSGUASKLAAGELAQVLGDIPLQPDDRVLVDFRTADDAGVYRWDDATALVQTVDFFTPVVDDPATFGAIAAANALSDVYAMGGRPLTALAIAGFPKADFDASIIRDVFLGGFRKLQEAGVALLGGHTVQDREVKFGYAITGVVAPDAVWANAGARAGDTLFLTKPIGTGVIATAIKFDRAPKLSMDAAIATMVQLNRAAADALLTLPKGSVHACTDITGFGLAGHASEMAVASSVTLRLEASSIPLLPGARDLADNRSGGMKTNEQHFAEGVAGGGDMDAALWALLFDPQTSGGLLAAVDPRQASLAAAAFARAGVPAVQIGTVAPSAGSAIVLTSCTDGPGR; the protein is encoded by the coding sequence ATGGCCAAACGTCTGACCGAAATGGTTTCCTGTTCGGGTTGAGCGAGCAAACTCGCCGCAGGCGAGCTCGCCCAGGTTCTGGGCGACATTCCTCTTCAGCCCGATGACCGTGTCCTGGTGGACTTCAGGACCGCGGACGATGCCGGTGTGTACCGGTGGGATGACGCCACGGCGCTCGTCCAGACCGTGGACTTCTTCACACCCGTCGTCGACGACCCGGCCACCTTCGGCGCCATCGCCGCCGCCAACGCACTGAGCGACGTCTACGCGATGGGCGGCCGGCCCCTCACCGCCCTGGCCATCGCCGGCTTCCCGAAGGCGGATTTCGACGCGTCAATCATCCGCGACGTCTTTCTCGGCGGGTTCCGCAAGCTGCAAGAAGCCGGTGTCGCCCTCCTCGGTGGCCATACCGTGCAGGACCGCGAGGTGAAATTCGGCTACGCCATCACCGGCGTGGTCGCGCCAGACGCCGTCTGGGCGAACGCCGGTGCGCGCGCGGGCGACACGCTCTTCCTGACCAAGCCGATCGGGACGGGAGTCATCGCGACGGCCATCAAGTTCGATCGCGCGCCCAAGCTCTCGATGGACGCGGCGATCGCGACGATGGTGCAATTGAACAGGGCCGCAGCCGACGCGCTGCTCACCCTGCCGAAGGGAAGCGTCCACGCGTGTACTGATATTACCGGGTTCGGCCTGGCCGGCCACGCCAGCGAAATGGCCGTCGCCAGCAGTGTGACGTTGCGCCTCGAAGCTTCTTCAATCCCGCTGCTTCCAGGCGCGCGTGACCTCGCGGACAATCGCTCGGGCGGGATGAAGACCAACGAGCAGCATTTTGCCGAAGGAGTCGCCGGCGGCGGGGACATGGACGCTGCGCTGTGGGCGCTCCTCTTCGATCCGCAGACCTCGGGCGGCCTGCTGGCCGCCGTTGACCCGAGGCAGGCCAGCCTGGCCGCTGCCGCCTTCGCGCGCGCGGGCGTCCCAGCCGTGCAGATCGGAACGGTCGCCCCATCGGCCGGATCGGCAATCGTGCTGACATCGTGCACCGACGGACCTGGCAGATAG
- a CDS encoding ParB/RepB/Spo0J family partition protein, translated as MAEKRPALGKGLSALIPDAPEPRIGALEVDVDRIEPNRFQPRGHFDQAGVEDLARSIKANGIIQPIIVRRVGSNYQIIAGERRWRAAQHAGLLKVPVIVKDVAPGQDARLLEMALIENIQREDLNAIDEALAYRRLSDEFDLTQEQIADVVGKDRSSVANALRLLRLPPAVRDQVSSGQLSMGHARALLALENDPAISKAAAEIVSRRLSVRETEALVKRLTTPPPPPKEKKPDVHTRAAEQDLRLRLGAQVRIIRQRKGGRIEIDFKSEDELQRLFELLTED; from the coding sequence ATGGCTGAGAAGAGACCCGCACTTGGTAAAGGCCTCAGCGCCCTGATCCCCGACGCGCCAGAACCACGGATCGGAGCACTCGAAGTCGACGTCGATCGGATCGAGCCGAACAGGTTCCAACCCCGCGGCCACTTCGACCAGGCGGGCGTAGAAGATCTGGCTCGCTCGATCAAGGCAAACGGCATCATCCAGCCGATCATCGTGCGCCGGGTGGGAAGCAACTACCAGATCATCGCCGGAGAGCGGCGATGGCGCGCCGCGCAACATGCCGGCCTGCTCAAAGTGCCGGTCATCGTGAAAGATGTGGCGCCGGGCCAGGACGCCCGGCTCCTCGAGATGGCGCTCATCGAGAACATCCAACGAGAAGACCTGAACGCCATCGACGAGGCACTCGCCTACCGGCGGCTCAGCGACGAGTTCGACCTGACGCAGGAGCAAATCGCGGACGTGGTGGGAAAGGACCGGTCGTCGGTGGCCAACGCGTTGCGCCTGTTGCGCCTCCCGCCGGCTGTCCGCGACCAGGTCTCATCAGGCCAGTTGTCGATGGGGCACGCGCGAGCCCTGCTGGCGCTCGAGAACGACCCGGCGATTTCGAAAGCAGCCGCAGAGATCGTCTCGCGTCGCCTGTCGGTGCGCGAGACCGAGGCGCTCGTCAAGCGCCTCACGACGCCACCGCCGCCGCCGAAGGAAAAGAAGCCGGACGTCCACACTCGCGCCGCCGAACAGGATCTCCGCCTCCGCCTCGGCGCCCAGGTCCGCATCATCCGCCAGCGGAAGGGCGGCCGAATCGAGATCGACTTCAAGAGCGAAGATGAGTTGCAGCGATTGTTCGAGTTGCTAACGGAAGACTGA
- a CDS encoding ParA family protein, with product MGRIIAVANQKGGVGKTTTAINLAAALALADRRVLLVDVDPQANLTSGVGMRDRADTEHSIYRALTGDDAVDLNTLVLETPLKGLSLIPADRNLTGAEIEMVGLLAREQRLNTLLRPVAEQFDFIFIDCPPSLGLLTLNALVACDAVLIPLHCEYFALEGLAELVSTMRRVRAALNPALDIEGVLLTMYDDRTNLGQQVAHEVRQFFQGKTFETVIPRNVRLGEAPSHGLPVVVYDPKSRGSEAYIALGREVIARHEARLAAVSKN from the coding sequence ATGGGCAGGATAATCGCCGTCGCGAACCAGAAGGGTGGTGTCGGCAAAACCACCACCGCCATCAACCTGGCCGCCGCTCTCGCCCTGGCAGACCGGCGGGTCCTCCTGGTTGACGTCGACCCGCAGGCCAACCTCACGAGCGGGGTCGGCATGCGCGACCGGGCCGATACCGAGCACTCCATCTACCGGGCGCTGACCGGTGACGATGCGGTCGACCTCAACACCCTCGTGCTCGAGACGCCACTCAAAGGGCTCTCCCTCATACCCGCGGACCGGAACCTGACAGGTGCCGAGATCGAGATGGTCGGTCTCCTGGCGCGCGAGCAGCGCCTCAACACTCTCCTGCGGCCGGTTGCCGAGCAGTTCGACTTCATCTTCATCGACTGTCCTCCCTCGCTCGGCCTGCTGACGCTGAACGCTCTCGTCGCCTGCGACGCCGTCCTCATACCGCTCCATTGCGAGTACTTCGCCCTCGAAGGACTTGCCGAGCTGGTGTCAACGATGCGCCGCGTGCGCGCCGCCCTCAACCCGGCGCTCGACATCGAAGGTGTGCTGTTGACGATGTACGACGACCGGACGAACCTGGGACAGCAGGTCGCACACGAAGTGCGGCAGTTCTTTCAGGGAAAGACGTTCGAAACGGTCATTCCCCGCAACGTGCGCCTCGGCGAGGCGCCGAGCCACGGCCTGCCGGTGGTCGTCTACGACCCCAAGTCGCGCGGATCCGAGGCGTACATCGCCCTCGGCCGCGAGGTGATCGCGCGCCACGAGGCGCGGCTGGCAGCGGTCTCGAAGAATTGA
- the rsmG gene encoding 16S rRNA (guanine(527)-N(7))-methyltransferase RsmG: protein MTTREFTERLKRRCKRAGVVLSSELVVGLEGYYRLLEAWNAKINLTALDLEGGGDRAIDRLLVEPLVAARHVERRDGSLIDIGSGGGSPAIPMKLALPALDFTLVEAKTRKCAFLREAGRQLKIDLRVETSRYESLLARPELHEAFDVLTMRAVRVEPRVLTGLQAFLKAGGQCLLFRGPAGAEVPATPTPPLFWQASHPLVESLQSRLVVLKKFDPAGPPSVSAAQ, encoded by the coding sequence ATGACCACCCGCGAGTTCACCGAACGGCTGAAGCGACGATGCAAGAGGGCCGGCGTGGTCCTGTCGTCGGAACTCGTCGTCGGGCTCGAGGGTTACTACCGGTTGCTCGAGGCATGGAACGCGAAGATCAACCTGACCGCGCTCGATCTCGAAGGCGGGGGAGACCGCGCCATCGACCGTCTGCTCGTCGAGCCGCTCGTGGCGGCGCGGCATGTCGAGCGGCGGGACGGTTCTCTGATTGACATCGGGTCCGGCGGAGGGTCCCCGGCCATTCCCATGAAACTGGCGCTTCCAGCGCTCGACTTCACGCTGGTCGAGGCAAAGACGCGCAAGTGTGCGTTCCTTCGCGAAGCCGGGCGGCAGTTGAAGATTGATCTCCGTGTGGAGACGAGCCGGTACGAGTCGCTGCTTGCGCGACCCGAACTACATGAGGCGTTCGATGTGCTGACGATGCGTGCCGTGCGCGTTGAGCCGCGCGTCCTGACTGGGCTGCAGGCATTCCTGAAGGCCGGGGGACAGTGCCTCCTGTTCCGCGGCCCGGCCGGGGCCGAGGTTCCCGCCACGCCAACGCCTCCGCTCTTCTGGCAGGCCTCGCACCCGCTGGTCGAGTCGCTGCAAAGTCGATTGGTTGTGCTGAAGAAGTTCGATCCCGCGGGACCGCCGTCCGTTTCTGCGGCGCAATGA